Proteins co-encoded in one Brassica oleracea var. oleracea cultivar TO1000 chromosome C4, BOL, whole genome shotgun sequence genomic window:
- the LOC106337035 gene encoding uncharacterized protein LOC106337035 yields the protein MSRSLESKINMDGEEVEAWARASGGCSHTHSCNPPGPEDASHSHTCFHTHTHLIIPDSQENGHSDSSNKRRSCGNREAVRKYREKKKARTAYLEDEVQRLQSMNEFLLRKLQSQAIVEAEIVRLRTLLVEMQGTMNDELGGFSFQKQCNGSGFVFKEDGCNVATRNMICEVARVECEEGKTLHEPVHSFVPHSPPFSR from the exons ATGTCTAG GAGTTTAGAATCTAAGATAAATATGGATGGGGAAGAAGTAGAGGCTTGGGCTCGAGCATCAGGAGGATGTAGTCACACTCATAGTTGCAATCCTCCAGGACCAGAGGATGCTTCTCACTCACACACATGCTTCCACACTCACACTCATCTCATCATCCCT GATTCGCAAGAGAATGGCCATTCTGACAGCAGCAACAAGAGGCGGTCATGTGGGAACAGAGAGGCAGTGAGGAAGTACAGGGAGAAGAAGAAGGCTCGCACGGCATACCTTGAAGACGAAGTCCAGAGACTGCAATCTATGAATGAGTTCTTGCTTCGAAAGCTTCAGAGTCAAGCAATTGTGGAAGCTGAAATCGTCAGACTCCGGACTCTTCTGGTAGAGATGCAGGGAACAATGAATGATGAACTCGGTGGTTTCTCGTTTCAGAAGCAATGCAACGGTTCTGGTTTTGTGTTCAAAGAAG ATGGATGCAACGTAGCAACAAGGAATATGATTTGCGAAGTGGCAAGAGTAGAGTGCGAGGAGGGCAAAACACTTCATGAACCTGTTCATTCTTTTGTTCCCCATTCACCACCATTCTCACGTTAA
- the LOC106342590 gene encoding zinc finger CCCH domain-containing protein 46, with protein sequence MDGYEATRIVLSRIQALDPENASKIMGLLLLQDHGEKEMIRLAFGPETLVHSVIAKAKKELGLMSCSRPSWSQEELISPRNNNNNRGSSLNPASLPFYANGGRSSKNLTNEFEFMDDVNPRSDFLGSMHARSGSCVLDGLGYGDSDLGFGGVPCSYYARGFCKNGSSCRFVHSDGGAELVASPSRIELLRSNSVPPRLAHHFMTRSFSPKGVNLQSSDAQRAAAALMMGDDFQKLGRWRPERIDLSAMACPASRQIYLTFPADSRFREEDVSNYFSTFGPVQDVRIPYQQKRMFGFVTFVYPETVKSILAKGNPHFVCDSRVLVKPYKEKGKVPDKYRTNQPTELELSPTGLSSSPRDAIGGRGFYNNAQDVLWESKFEEEILELQSRRLMNMQLHDVKKHFQLNSPTQIHSPNPFSQALLSPCSLPVKAGREIGKGSSKEGSDDDTMNLPERLEDSLPDSPFASSTHHLVMFGESTDNSGSDLWSPSSDNDDNSTPSTLSDSNSFNCQMPRLLPIGMLPGRGGPACRVGI encoded by the exons ATGGATGGGTACGAAGCAACTAGGATTGTGCTGTCTCGTATCCAAGCTTTAGACCCAGAAAACGCATCAAAGATCATGGGTCTCCTCCTTCTCCAAGACCACGGTGAGAAAGAGATGATAAGGCTAGCCTTTGGTCCAGAGACTCTTGTCCACTCTGTAATAGCGAAAGCCAAGAAAGAGTTAGGTCTCATGAGCTGTTCAAGACCTTCTTGGAGTCAAGAGGAGTTGATTAGCCCTAGAAACAACAACAACAACCGTGGCTCTTCTCTCAACCCAGCTTCTTTGCCCTTCTACGCTAATGGAGGAAGATCTTCTAAGAACTTGACCAACGAGTTCGAGTTCATGGATGATGTTAACCCAAGAAGTGACTTTTTGGGGTCTATGCATGCAAGAAGTGGTAGCTGCGTTTTGGACGGTTTAGGGTATGGTGATTCTGACTTAGGGTTTGGTGGTGTACCCTGTTCTTATTACGCTAGAGGCTTCTGCAAGAACGGAAGTAGCTGCAGATTCGTTCACAGTGATGGAGGAGCCGAGTTAGTTGCCTCTCCAAGCAGAATCGAGCTTCTTAGGTCTAACTCGGTACCTCCAAGACTTGCTCATCACTTCATGACTCGCTCTTTCTCTCCAAAAGGAGTAAACTTGCAGAGTAGCGATGCACAAAG AGCTGCTGCTGCTTTGATGATGGGAGATGATTTTCAGAAGCTTGGGAGATGGAGGCCTGAGAGGATTGATCTCTCTGCTATGGCATGTCCAGCTTCAAGACAGATCTATCTGACATTTCCTGCCGACAGTAGGTTCAGGGAGGAAGATGTGTCCAACTATTTCAG TACTTTTGGACCAGTTCAAGATGTGAGGATACCATATCAGCAAAAGAGAATGTTTGGGTTTGTGACATTTGTGTACCCTGAGACTGTCAAGAGCATTCTCGCCAAAGGGAACCCTCACTTTGTGTGTGACTCAAGGGTTCTTGTCAAGCCTTACAAGGAGAAAGGCAAAGTCCCTGACAAATACAG AACAAACCAACCAACAGAGCTAGAATTGTCCCCAACAGGCCTTTCTTCTAGCCCCAGGGATGCTATAG GAGGGAGAGGGTTTTATAACAACGCCCAAGATGTTTTGTGGGAGAGTAAGTTTGAAGAAGAGATTCTTGAGCTTCAGAGCAGAAGGCTTATGAACATGCAGCTTCATGACGTCAAGAAGCATTTCCAACTCAATTCCCCTACACAGATTCATTCCCCAAATCCTTTTAGCCAAGCACTTTTGTCTCCATGCTCATTGCCAGTTAAAGCAGGAAGAGAGATAGGGAAAGGAAGTTCCAAAGAAGGATCTGATGATGACACAATGAATCTACCAGAGAG GTTGGAGGATAGCTTGCCGGATAGTCCATTTGCCTCGTCCACACATCATTTGGTTATGTTTGGTGAATCTACAGACAACAGCGGATCGGATTTGTGGTCGCCTTCTTCAGACAATGATGATAATTCTACTCCATCTACACTCTCTGACTCCAACTCTTTCAACTGCCAAATGCCTAG GTTACTGCCTATTGGGATGTTGCCCGGTAGGGGTGGACCGGCCTGTCGTGTCGGGATATAA